AGCATCGGGGCCAATGGGCAGAGGACATCCAAACCCGCAACGTGGAAGTGGCCAAAGTTTCCATCAGGATCCCACCATTCTGGCACGCAAAGCCAGAACTGTGGATGGCGCAGGTCGAGTCGCAATTCATTTCGGTGAGCATAACGAGCGACAAAACAAAGTACCACACCGCCGTGGCCGCGATCGAAAGCAACGTGCTAGCCCAAATAAGCGACATAATTCTTAATCCACCGAACAGTAAATTGTATACCACGCTAAAAAATCGTATAATAACGCAATTGGCGGACTCGGAGCAAAAACGTGTAAAAAAGCTACTGCAGGAACAAGAGCTTGGTGATATGCGTCCATCACAGCTCTTGCGCGAAATGCGAAGTCTAGCCGGCAGCGAGTTCAACGATAATATACTAAAGTCCATTTGGATGAGTCGGTTACCTTCCAACATGCGACTAATAATTTCTATAAGCAACGAACCGCTCGACAAAGTTGCCCTGCTCGCGAACAAAATATGTGAGGTTAGCGACACCCCTCACGTACACGTGGTCGAAACTCCAGATACAGCAACACGCAGTCGAGCGGCAGCTAGCCGAAATCACAAAGGAGATAGCCTCAATAAAAGTGAACATAAATCGTCGACATAGAAGTCGAAGCAGAAACCGTCCTCCGTCACGTTTCGGCATGCAAAACAACAATTCGAATGGTTTATGCTGGTACCACCACAAATTTGGTAGCGATGCCAAAAAATGTCGTAGCCCTTGCGTGAAAAAGTTAAACTAACTAGTCTGTCGTCAATGGCGGTCGACGACAGGCTCGACAATAAAAACCGCCGCTTAATCGTTCGAGACAAAAAATGTGCAACAACGTAGATGCCCGGACAAAAACAACTACCTCTACGCAGCAAACAAGTCCACCATAAAAACTTACGGCGAAAAAACGATGTTCCTAAATCTGGGTCTACGCCGCCAATATTCCTGGAATTTTATCATTGCCGATGTGTCACAAGCCATCATCGGAGCTGATTTTGTATCGCATTTCAACTTAGCAGTCAACCTACGACAACGCAAACTCATCGACGACGTCACAAACGCCAGCAGACTGtgtttaatatcaaaaaataaaaaggtagTTTCCAATTTATCTTACACTAACGTTTATCAACCGTTCCAAGATTTACTGAGGGAATTCGAAGACATCACGATGGAAAACTTGTCAGTCAAAAAACCACAACACTTCGTCACGCATCATATCGTCACCAAAGGATCACCAGTCTTCTCCAAACCGAGACGTTTATCTCCCGAGAAGTTAAAAGCCGTGATACAACTCTTGCTGAACGCAGGCATCTGTCGTCCATCGCGCAGCCCATGGGCAAGCCCGCTGCACATGACAAAGAAGAAAAACGGCGAGTGGAGGCCTTGTGGGGATTTCAGGCGACTAAACGTCATCACCGAGCCTGACAGGTACCCCCTGCCACACCTACACGACTTCACTCATTCCCTGCATggttgcaaaattttttccacaCTTGATCTGCGTCGGGCCTACCACGACATACCAAAGACTGCAATTACAACGCCATTCGGCATGTTTGAATTTTCGTTTAtgtgtgtttaaatgagttaagcatccaccccttctATTCGCTAAAACTGGCCCATCCTAAtgaaacagcgcaattcaccacaggatgccactacatTATAACATACCACACTCGCACCAATccaaccaacaaaagcaatggacaacggggaagctgaCACATTCGATCTCTACCAACCGAGCATCAACACATTCGATTTACCACTGCGCCTCGTAAGCACTACCGCTTCGTCTACCACCCCCGTCCCGCGCGCTACAGTAAGCTTTTCGGCAACAGCAATCTGGCGTGCCATCGATATACGCATGTAAACATttaatcttaataaaataacatttgtaagaaatattaagattttcttaataaatcaaattatatATTACCACTCAAGTGTACCCGGGAGAACCATTTAGAAAGGGTAAAAatagagatacatatgtatctactgGTTACGAaattaaacatggtccttcgagccttaaagAAAGGCACTATAGATTTATAgtcaaaaactgtaaaaaaccAATAGCACGGTGAAGTGacaaaactaataataaaagtataaacatacatacaaggtgcagtacgcaaacaaaaaacaaccaaTTAAAAGTGtgcagtgcaaaaacaaaaaagtgcagtgaacaatcagaacaaaaaacaaaacaaccaacattattatttattagaaacaaaaaaaaaaaacaagaaacaaaagaaaGCGCAGAACAGTGCAGtgtctttatgtaaatatacatataaagattcACGGTGGATAAAAGAGAAGTTTaagtgacaaaaacaaaaacaaattgcatggaaaaacaaaatatacaaaacaatttcaataaacaaaaaaacaaacagaaacgGGCGCGAAAAACCAAAGCaccaataacataaaaaaacaacggGCGCGATAATTACAACAAATGAACAAACAACAGCAGAAGGAGGTAGCCAGCTGGAGCTCAGAGAGAAGAACAAAAAGCAGAAGGCGataacatatgcacatatgtacatacatcctGCAAAGCTTACCATACGAGTACAAAGTGAGAGTATTATGATCTTTCTAATTtattatatgcaaatacatactatgtattgCTAAAGCGCCGCTTCAACGGcttgataaaaaagaaaaaaattctaaacacGGTAAAAGCAAAACGCAATACCGCTTAActcattaaatatatacatttatgtataatttaataaatattaattgaatggctactgtatgtatgtacataagtacgatTGCCTTCGTGTGGTCTTAACACAATTAACCCTCCAACAATACTTGATTAagtaataagcaggattgctttaaattattaagcgaaggcaaaaattaaaatcaaagcataaaaagcaacacaaaaaacagacatacatatctTTCCATATACTTACGAGTATATTCTAAattctataacaaaaatatatacttatatacagaaGTGCATAAGTGCCTTCACATCACTCATTTTCGTTTTTGCGCTTTTTTGCAGTGCGAACATActcattagggtgtccgttatttaccaaattgattatttttgacgagacgccacttaaacttttagttttccatctaaaaaaaaatatcagaccataaaaagcccttaattttcataatgaaccttgccccaaacacaatacatttcccattgaaattacatgggattttgccactttttacaaatattttttttttctcttgaactttctcgtttgtaagaataaaaaagtcatattcttatacaaaattgaatgctctacatatatacatatgtaagtataacgATATAAAATCCGCCTATCTCTTACCCTacatcagtggtcggcatgagaggatctgtcactgtgttggtgagcacgaaaaaacaGTAGCCacgtgagaaattggaatttaaattaagcaaattttataagcaaaatttaaaatataatatataaaactaaatgacttttaaggatatattccctattatctttaaaagacttggaacataaaaggcattgcatggcaccaaaggcatttagaatcataaagtatttctcgcagggcatatttggttttgcgctataaggcctaactataatgtgcataagctagcttaagccagcgtaagcaactgtccgaatacacacaaattgtatgttgcaactataatgtactttacatcaagtttcgtcaagttttttcaaacgtcatttgcttaCGGAAAATGCGAAACTGGTCGCATcttccgtacggaatcagctgttttcgctttttgtcaacagatacatcattttgaatttgaagatgtaggacgacgaatgttttatacaaagtttagtcgaaaatactgaaaaatgaaatgtttttacgTCAAAATATGCCTCTTATTTCAATcgcgtgtatataaaaaaaaaatgtggtcAATCCCcttcatttctaggaatcgtacaaCAAAACCATCCTACCTCctcttcctgtttatttccctcgctgaacatgaccgaactcttctttttaaattcactaatttttgttaatatgcatATTCCGTCTAACAGAGAAAGAAgcattataattgtttttaaatattttaattttctagtcatttttgcaaaatccagacgaaatataaaatcaaagcaCGAATTGTTTATTGACCATTTTCTCTTCTGCATGTAAGTACATTATAGTCATTGAAAAGTCTACTCTCCGTTCCTTATGCACTTGACAggcttttcgttaattttttgacagtaacatacggctgcatatgcatattatagttaggcctatagtcttgcgtgatgttaattcgttgctgtctcgacaacgactgaacgatagagcgtaagcgtacgtgtgaagttagtttgcaaaattttgctatgaaatgccgaccacaGCCCTACATTGAGTACtggcaaattattaaaaacaaaaaaaaaaaaaacaaaaatcaattaatctgataattccaaaaaagtaattttaaattcacttaCAATACGGCGgtaatgtgaaataaaatttccttaattttaattaaaaaatatactcaaatcgCGGTTAAATAAAAACTGTGGGCAatatccggcaataccccttgttctttggaaaacaaaaacaagcaggactgcatacaaaaagcaaattgatctctctaacgaacTCTCAATTACTTACGAACAAAGcaccctgcaagacgggtagttgttagcaaacgtgtaaacGAGTTGTTagtgttcacttttgcattcgttaaaatatttgttacttttgttcagagagtgggaaaaaagtaacacatagctatttaatgttcaatggttatctcgctctaaccaatggcaaatatcgcatgctgccttgttcttacagaatacacacatttgttagcaaatctcttcacagcatgttacgggtaacaaattattttgttagcgcttagcttacccatgtgttatggataacaaaaagtatttgttacccgaatatctgttagtgttattattttggttattagtttgttacctttaacatataagcatgttaggaagaacaagcagtaacaagattatctgttacccatttttacttctagcaaattaaattcttttaaataaaagtcatttttttaaattattttgctttatttaataataaaatcaaaatcagatattaattaaattaataatatgcctattattattgcattcggcagaaaaattatatacaagttatttgagtataaaaattataattgtaaaaattcatatttttaaaagtaaaattagacACTTCAACTTAGAACtaatatatacaacttaaaactaatatgtacatcttaaaactaatatttacaacttaaaactaatatttacaacttaaaactaatatttacaacttaaaactaatatatataagtaataataataaaacttatatgCGGCTAATTGAATGATGCGTCTTTGCTGCTATGACGCGGCATTCGCGCAATAATTTACTTTGCGCCTGCACCTCGGCCTTCTCTGGcatctagaaaattaaaatacatataaaaattagcttctgTTTTAATTTGGTACTGTAATACTGCGTTACTTACTTTGTCTGTTAGGGACTTCTCAATGGCAGTGAGACGGGTCTCAATTGCATCCAGCTTCCGGATTAtatctgaaaaacataaatttacttttataaaacaaatactaatatatttatatattaatacattatACCTGCATGGTCGCCAGACGATGATGACGGTACCACAATTTGATAGGAATCGAATATCCACgtcgaaaactaaaaaaaaaaaaaatattatataattattatataaaattaaaaatattaagtttaattaaaaaatataatatagcaacaaatattactttgataaagatttttgatttgtaaatactTACAAATAGTATATTATAGGAGGAAAATATAGTTGAGAAGTGTCTTTTTAAAAGAGAATAtctatttcttaattaatttttgtagaatgagaaaacattatatataaatatttactgatTTACCGAAAAATAGTATTTCTGTTTAGGACACATAATTTAACCCTTTTTTACTTGCGACATATCTTTTTGAGATCAACATCCAAGTAAAGAAGTTGTGTATTTCAGCACTAAAGAAAAGActatataaatagtttaaaaaaattaaaatgtaaatatcctTTTTTGAAAAGACACTCCTCATTTGCTTGAAGcttgaaaaagtttaattttaatttaatttttaaaatcctgCTTAGGAGCAGaaatgcgtatatgtatgtatatgatgaaacactaatgttgtttttattttaaacaattttagataTTCTGCATACGAACAGATATCTTGGAcgaacaaatgaacatttttaattatagagGAGGTTATCCAGTTcaagaatataaatattcgagatatttgcgtttaaagGTGGGTTTCCAGCtctcaaaaaaagcaaaaacttcatataaaaaacgcttatgaAATGATCAAGAAGTTTTCTGGTGTAAATTAAGTTTACACTTATATTTCGCTTTTTATGTTCACTAGCACTTCACTAATTCTGAAAAACCTCCTCAATTCGAcaatacccattttattcccgaaatcctggggcGGTATTCTAAAGTCGGCACAATTATAATTGTAACCGCACAATTCGTTTCA
The sequence above is a segment of the Bactrocera dorsalis isolate Fly_Bdor chromosome 6, ASM2337382v1, whole genome shotgun sequence genome. Coding sequences within it:
- the LOC125779195 gene encoding uncharacterized protein LOC125779195, whose protein sequence is MGEYNRRDECPIFQEEENEKRSLFWILKRETKRLNKEKKETFGGFKYIYCVQQTNKRFSTWIFDSYQIVVPSSSSGDHADIIRKLDAIETRLTAIEKSLTDKMPEKAEVQAQSKLLRECRVIAAKTHHSISRI